Proteins co-encoded in one Aphelocoma coerulescens isolate FSJ_1873_10779 chromosome 21, UR_Acoe_1.0, whole genome shotgun sequence genomic window:
- the ERRFI1 gene encoding ERBB receptor feedback inhibitor 1 — MSTAGVAAQEMRVPLKTGFLHTSQGMGSLKTCWGTHSGFENAFFNVDPIAVTYNLNPSTEQHLPSIGHSSNQASMNDHIAGSCIQVPSQKSSPPPVSPKNEQPISRYDDHLVPGFSKLSLTMGCVSEETPPHMPIKNGPIQFLSASSNDRSSRPLPPLPISEHFTPDEVDKEVEFLTSSDTDFLLEDYELPPFKSSAPSRRSFRGCGQINYAYFDTPTGPKPEDANPTQSLNVYISSIYPPPQQLHRRLRRSHSGPAGSLNKPIVRLTGHLNRSSPTSDEDKPEIPPRVPIPPRALKPDYRRWSAEVASSAYSDEDRPPKVPPREPLSRSNSRTPSPKSLPSYLNGVMPPTQSFAPDPKYVSSKALQRQNSEGSSNRVPCILPIIENGKKASSTHYYLLPERPPYLDKYEKFFREAEERSSNTEVQSWSGDCTATSAPVKLDSKPRMDIGGPLKRKHLSYVVSP; from the exons ATGTCAACTGCAGGGGTTGCTGCTCAGGAGATGAGAGTCCCATTAAAAACCGGATTTCTTCACACCAGTCAAGGCATGGGCAGTCTGAAAACCTGCTGGGGTACCCACAGTGGATTTGAAAA tgcttTCTTTAATGTGGACCCTATAGCAGTGACATATAATTTAAACCCATCAACCGAGCAGCATTTGCCATCCATTG GGCACTCTTCCAACCAGGCTTCCATGAATGACCACATTGCTGGAAGTTGCATCCAAGTGCCATCTCAGAAATCCAGTCCACCTCCTGTAAGTCCCAAAAATGAACAGCCAATTTCAAGATACGACGACCATCTTGTTCCTGGCTTTAGTAAACTGTCATTAACCATGGGCTGTGTTTCTGAAGAAACACCTCCTCACATGCCAATAAAAAATGGACCAATTCAGTTTCTGTCTGCATCTTCTAATGATCGCAGCTCCAGGCCACTACCCCCTCTGCCTATATCTGAACACTTTACTCCAGATGAGGTTGACAAAGAGGTAGAATTCCTTACTAGCTCAGATACTGACTTTTTGTTAGAAGATTATGAACTTCCCCCTTTTAAATCCAGTGCTCCAAGCCGTCGGAGCTTTAGGGGCTGTGGACAAATCAACTATGCATATTTCGATACTCCAACAGGACCAAAACCAGAAGATGCCAACCCTACACAAAGCCTAAATGTGTACATATCCAGTATTTATcctcctccacagcagctgcatCGACGCCTACGAAGGTCCCATTCCGGGCCAGCTGGATCTCTCAATAAACCCATAGTAAGACTGACTGGACACTTAAACAGGTCATCTCCAACTTCTGATGAAGATAAACCAGAGATTCCACCAAGGGTTCCCATACCCCCGAGGGCTCTCAAACCAGACTACAGAAGGTGGTCAGCAGAAGTCGCTTCCAGTGCGTACAGTGATGAAGACAGGCCTCCCAAAGTGCCCCCCCGAGAACCTTTGTCACGCAGCAATTCCCGTACCCCCAGTCCCAAAAGCCTTCCATCATACCTCAATGGGGTTATGCCCCCCACCCAGAGCTTTGCACCTGATCCTAAGTATGTCAGCAGCAAAGCTCTACAAAGACAAAATAGTGAAGGATCTTCAAATAGGGTCCCTTGCATTCTTCCAATTATTGAAAATGGTAAGAAGGCCAGTTCAACGCACTACTATCTGCTACCAGAGAGACCTCCATATTTGGACAAGTATGAGAAATTCTTCAGAGAAGCAGAGGAGAGGAGCTCTAACACTGAGGTTCAGTCCTGGTCTGGTGACTGCACAGCCACCTCAGCCCCAGTAAAACTGGACTCAAAACCCAGAATGGACATAGGTGGTCCCCTGAAACGAAAACACCTGTCCTACGTGGTTTCCCCTTAG